The following proteins are encoded in a genomic region of Sebastes fasciatus isolate fSebFas1 chromosome 14, fSebFas1.pri, whole genome shotgun sequence:
- the morc3a gene encoding MORC family CW-type zinc finger protein 3a, translating into MAAQTDRGVPLSTLCPKYLHTNSTSHTWPFGAIAELIDNAYDPDVSAKHFWIDKIVVKEEECLSFMDNGNGLDLETMHKMLSFGYSDKVPVKGIKPIGMYGNGFKSGSMRLGKDAIVFSKSKSVSCVGMLSQTYLEKTGANQISVPIVCFEQRGTNNVREDHKTSLQDILDHSPFNTQEELLLEVDAISSNQSTGKTGTRIIIWNLRRTSTRSTEYDFSKDRYDIRIPSDVYEEMIDTSQHADRITPYIPPSCYSLRAYCCILYLKPRMQIIIRGQRVKSELIAKSLALVRKDSYKPTFLSKGIRIIFGYNTKSKDQYGIMMYHKNRLIKAYERVGCQLQANNQGVGVIAVIECDYLEPTHNKQSFNETDKYRKTMNNLGTKLKEYWNEMRYNRSRDHPNSTTPVEDTMKRPDQNWAQCEDCSRWRKLPDGIDCEKLPDKWYCRMNPDPQFRNCQVEQEPVDSDDEQPSYRKTYKQQEREDRRKIQLREIQQAEAARLALLAKPKQAPKRLQVTGRSLSTPTTPKRRFNTVSTQGGAVRAESSPLTPAPLSQAACSPSSSSGLPVITSVFSVSPALLRGKRPQPVTSQTTPKRPKMNGVHQGNLDTSTLMDVSPQSSPSLLIDNDNDDDTDDTDDDISILEATSTPKPKKADLTKVKTEREQSDDSMDKPLYFNDDAAVDDASETFVAGTGSAGSAAVGTNPSPEPPSEVASSTTQTEVPKVKKEEEDQNQTAGQSTSAQTDVAIGVCSVEQSVIKRESGGDAHSENQGKQTLQNGGTHHLDSEEGAGPSCANVGDGNDSPLNYPSVTAVQEQQEQQDQLLDLMQTTAEERDSFKEQVQNLTCQLQDMQSRLQELSQIDVKKECSHQASQTEEPEGGKDYKGLFEKAKQKVDELIKEKELLLAATETKPSTAKGEEKDIDEIALQVDCLMRELDERNNERDELRSQLDSLEEERANLASQCEELRLSLQQQGENAQERSTTPHTATDSTVQTDPEEAGATANPGTDSNTASDTSRSLIELRHNVGRLLISYVPALDLDQVNYECNVIDEILEQVLTSEAEGQYNT; encoded by the exons cTTCGGCTACAGTGACAAGGTTCCTGTGAAGGGTATAAAGCCAATCGGTATGTATGGCAACGGTTTCAAGTCTGGATCTATGCGTCTCGGCAAGGACGCCATCGTGTTTTCGAAGTCAAAGAGTGTGTCATGCGTTGGGATGCTCTCTCAGACCTACCTGGAAAAGACTGGTGCTAACCAAATAAGCGTACCTATTGTCTGCTTTGAACAGAGAGGGACAAACAA TGTAAGAGAGGATCACAAAACCAGTCTGCAGGACATCCTAGACCATTCCCCTTTCAATACACAGGAAGAATTGCTCCTTGAGGTCGATGCCATCAGTTCCAACCAGTCCACAGGGAAAACTGGCACACGGATCATCATCTGGAATCTCCGCAG GACATCTACCAGATCAACAGAGTATGATTTTTCGAAGGACCGTTACGACATCCGAATTCCATCAGATGTCTACGAGGAAATGATTGACACTTCTCAACATGCAGACAGGATCACGCCATACATCCCGCCGAGTTGTTACTCACTACGA GCATATTGCTGTATTCTCTACCTGAAGCCTCGGATGCAGATCATCATACGCGGTCAAAGGGTGAAATCTGAGCTCATTGCTAAGAGTCTGGCCTTGGTCAGAAAGGACTCGTACAAGCCCACGTTCCTG TCGAAAGGCATTCGTATCATTTTTGGGTATAACACCAAAAGTAAAGACCAGTATGGCATTATGATGTATCACAAGAATCGGCTCATCAAAGCCTACGAGCGTGTGGGCTGCCAGCTTCAG GCAAACAACCAGGGTGTTGGGGTCATTGCGGTCATAGAGTGTGACTATCTGGAACCTACCCACAACAAACAGAGTTTTAATGAGACAGATAAGTACAG GAAAACGATGAACAATTTGGGGACCAAACTGAAGGAATACTGGAATGAAATGCGCTACAACAGAAGCAGAGACCATCCAAACAGCACCACACCAGTGGAAGATACCAT GAAGCGACCAGATCAAAACTGGGCGCAGTGCGAGGACTGTTCGCGCTGGCGAAAACTCCCTGATGGGATCGACTGCGAAAAGCTGCCAGATAAATGGTACTGCCGTATGAACCCTGATCCTCAATTCAG GAACTGCCAGGTGGAGCAGGAGCCCGTGGACTCAGATGATGAGCAACCCTCATACCGCAAGACCTATAAACAACA AGAAAGGGAAGACAGAAGAAAGATACAATTGAGGGAAATACAACAG GCTGAGGCGGCTCGTTTGGCTCTTCTCGCCAAGCCAAAACAGGCCCCTAAACGACTGCAGGTT ACTGGCCGTTCCCTCTCCACCCCCACTACCCCAAAGAGACGGTTTAACACTGTATCAACACAAGGGGGTGCTGTGAGGGCTGAATCCTCGCCACTGACGCCCGCCCCCCTTTCACAAGCTG CTTGCAGCCCCTCCAGTAGCAGTGGTCTTCCAGTTATTACTAGTGTATTCTCAGTGTCACCAGCCCTCCTGAG GGGGAAAAGGCCACAGCCTGTTACTTCACAAACAACGCCCAAAAGACCTAAAATGAATGGCGTCCATCAGGGCAACTTGGATACATCCACATTAATGGATGTGAGCCCACAGAGCTCCCCGTCACTGCTcattgataatgataatgatgatgatacgGATGATACGGATGATGACATTTCCATCTTGGAGGCCACCAGTACCCCAAAGCCAAAAAAGGCAGATTTGACTAAAGTGAAGACAGAGCGAGAGCAAAGTGATGATAGCATGGACAAGCCGCTCTACTTCAACGACGATGCTGCCGTGGATGACGCCTCGGAGACGTTTGTTGCAGGAACGGGCTCTGCAGGGTCTGCAGCTGTGGGGACCAATCCCTCCCCAGAGCCACCTTCAGAGGTGGCGAGCAGCACCACCCAGACAGAAGTACCCAAAGtgaagaaggaagaggaggaccaAAATCAAACTGCAGGGCAGAGTACGTCAGCACAAACAGATGTGGCCATCGGTGTCTGCAGCGTTGAGCAAAGTGTAATCAAGCGAGAGAGCGGTGGAGACGCTCACAGTGAGAATCAGGGAAAGCAGACCTTGCAGAATGGAGGGACGCATCATCTGGATAGTGAAGAAGGTGCTGGACCTTCCTGTGCAAATGTCGGTGATGGGAACGACTCTCCACTTAACTACCCCAGTGTGACTGCGGTACAGGAACAGCAGGAACAGCAGGACCAGCTCCTAGACCTTATGCAGACTacagcagaagagagagactCATTTAAAGAGCAGGTCCAAAACCTTACCTGCCAACTGCAAGACATGCAGAGCAGACTCCAGGAACTGTCTCAGATCGATGTAAAGAAGGAGTGTTCTCACCAGGCCAGCCAGACGGAGGAACCCGAGGGTGGGAAGGACTACAAAGGTCTGTTTGAGAAGGCTAAACAGAAAGTCGATGAACTGATTAAGGAGAAAGAGCTTTTACTGGCAGCCACTGAGACCAAGCCCAGTACTGCCAAAGGTGAGGAAAAGGACATTGATGAGATTGCACTGCAAGTTGACTGTCTGATGCGGGAACTGGATGAAAGAAACAACGAGAGGGATGAACTGCGCTCACAG TTGGACAGTCTGGAGGAGGAAAGGGCAAACCTGGCATCCCAGTGTGAAGAGCTCAGGTTGAGCCTGCAGCAACAGGGGGAAAACGCACAAGAGAGAAGCACAACTCCACACACAGCCACTGATTCTACTGTGCAAACAGATCCAGAGGAGGCAGGGGCGACGGCGAACCCTGGCACAGATTCAAACACAGCCTCAGATACATCCAGAAG TTTGATTGAGCTGAGGCACAACGTCGGGCGCCTTCTCATCTCCTACGTGCCTGCTCTGGACCTGGACCAAGTGAATtatgaatgtaatgtaattgaTGAGATCCTAGAACAGGTTCTCACCAGCGAGGCAGAGGGACAGTACaatacatga